A genomic segment from Leptospira congkakensis encodes:
- a CDS encoding alpha-amylase, with amino-acid sequence MTEPLELSLPTLIHSPPFEWADEIWLMGVWKNSPKSQWIARSMPELQTGFHTVKQNLGPEDIYGSPYSVFSYTPDPIVSGEKDLKHIHQLMQSWNKKLILDFVPNHMAIDSPLIDSDPNLFLKANDSVSSKNSFLHHNGIRYVYGRDPYFDGWTDTIQWDFSNPNVEQKHIQILKEIAKQCDGVRCDMAMLLLPDIFERTHGKKSAYDWKRVIDIVRQNYPNFKFYAEAYWEMENRLLDLGFDATYDKSFYDALKQNNFPFVSQSLRQNSNRNQIRFLENHDEERAKHQFGDKSYSYFSLLSASESILLFHEGQDLGLSKKIPVQMIHTDLEKTNPYSEEFYKRTLKTTAKRNSNGFSFWPNYKEFNGHSVFIKSIQTENQTELFLWNENNIEVSGWIFFQEGIQFKPSLTDLVTGTEYPQTKSEEGIYFKLNPNQAQWFIF; translated from the coding sequence ATGACGGAACCGCTCGAACTTAGCCTCCCCACCCTAATCCATTCCCCTCCGTTTGAATGGGCCGACGAAATTTGGCTGATGGGTGTCTGGAAAAATAGCCCAAAATCCCAATGGATCGCTCGTTCCATGCCGGAACTCCAGACTGGTTTTCATACCGTTAAACAAAACCTTGGCCCAGAAGATATTTATGGATCTCCTTATTCTGTTTTCTCTTATACACCCGACCCAATAGTGTCTGGGGAAAAAGATCTAAAACATATTCATCAGCTGATGCAAAGTTGGAATAAAAAACTAATTTTAGATTTTGTTCCAAACCATATGGCAATTGATTCCCCTTTGATCGATTCTGATCCAAATTTATTTCTGAAGGCAAATGATTCCGTTTCATCAAAAAATTCTTTTTTACATCATAATGGAATCCGTTACGTGTATGGGCGAGATCCTTATTTTGATGGTTGGACAGATACCATCCAATGGGATTTTTCAAATCCAAATGTAGAACAAAAACATATCCAAATTCTGAAAGAGATCGCAAAACAATGTGATGGTGTTCGTTGTGATATGGCCATGTTACTCCTTCCCGATATTTTCGAAAGAACTCATGGGAAAAAATCAGCTTACGATTGGAAACGAGTCATTGATATAGTAAGGCAAAACTATCCAAATTTTAAATTTTATGCAGAAGCCTATTGGGAAATGGAAAATCGATTACTGGACTTAGGGTTTGATGCCACTTATGATAAATCCTTTTATGATGCTCTCAAACAAAACAATTTCCCCTTTGTCTCTCAAAGTTTGAGACAAAATTCTAACAGAAACCAAATCAGATTTCTGGAAAACCATGACGAAGAAAGAGCCAAACATCAATTTGGTGACAAATCTTATAGTTATTTTAGCCTACTCTCTGCCAGTGAATCAATTTTATTATTCCATGAAGGTCAGGACCTAGGTTTATCCAAAAAAATTCCAGTGCAAATGATTCATACGGATTTAGAAAAAACAAACCCCTATTCAGAAGAATTTTACAAAAGAACCTTAAAAACCACAGCCAAAAGAAATTCGAATGGATTTTCTTTTTGGCCAAACTACAAAGAGTTTAACGGTCATTCAGTTTTTATCAAATCCATCCAAACCGAAAATCAAACAGAACTTTTCCTTTGGAATGAAAACAATATAGAAGTCTCGGGTTGGATTTTTTTCCAAGAAGGAATCCAGTTTAAACCAAGTTTAACGGATCTCGTAAC
- a CDS encoding extracellular solute-binding protein, with protein sequence MFHNKVQIFKYSSSLRKIVLVGLTGLLSMAFAFNCSEEDRNESLSKVNDLPWEGDVNSIPNALRLKNPVADPKAKKGGKIRIYSHQFPKSLNYYLDQFTTTARIFTSLYEPLTGYHPLTLETIPHLARDWKISPDKKKFTFYLDPNARWSDGKSVTADDVIFTYDTIMNPKNGTAVFRVSLSRFLKPVKLDDLTVVFEAKEVHWNNFNDVASSIFILPKHHFEGKDFNKENMEFPVVSGPYKITEVKKNRYIKLERRGDWWQRAYPFNEGRNNFDQIVYKVYNEEAVALQAFKKGDIDIYPVYSAFVWVEEAKGDAFDKNWIAKQRIFNLKPIGFQGWAMNSRRSIFSDKRVREAMNLLVDRKLMIDKLAYGEYDPTNSYYPDFYLGGEKNPNQPTEFSIEKARKLLAEAGWKPNKEGILEKDGKPFQFSILDRDKKTEKYFTVFLEKAKEVGIRASIDTLDLAAWSERVDKYDFDMTWAAWGSGVFKDPESQWLSKYANEEGQPNLPGLKISEVDKLIEKQKTEFSVSARNEIIKQIDRIVYKEYPYVLLWHLPSTRLLYWQKYGVPNLPLGKYGDESFSSDYWWYDEEKDKKLSEALSKKEKFTDYEAVVRWK encoded by the coding sequence ATGTTTCATAACAAAGTTCAAATATTCAAGTATAGTTCCTCCTTACGCAAGATAGTTTTGGTTGGTTTGACAGGACTTTTGTCAATGGCTTTTGCCTTTAATTGTTCCGAAGAAGATAGGAATGAATCCTTATCAAAGGTAAACGATCTTCCTTGGGAAGGAGATGTTAATTCCATTCCGAATGCCCTTCGTTTGAAAAATCCAGTGGCAGATCCTAAAGCCAAAAAAGGTGGAAAGATTCGCATTTATTCTCACCAATTCCCAAAATCATTAAATTATTATTTGGATCAGTTCACCACTACAGCTCGGATCTTTACTAGTTTGTATGAACCGCTTACAGGTTACCATCCACTGACTTTGGAAACCATTCCTCATCTTGCAAGGGATTGGAAAATTTCTCCTGATAAAAAGAAATTTACTTTCTATTTGGATCCGAATGCACGTTGGTCGGATGGCAAATCAGTAACTGCAGATGATGTAATTTTCACTTATGATACAATCATGAATCCAAAAAATGGAACAGCAGTGTTTCGAGTTTCCTTATCTAGATTTTTAAAACCAGTGAAGTTGGATGATTTAACTGTAGTTTTTGAAGCAAAGGAAGTTCATTGGAATAATTTTAATGATGTAGCATCTTCCATTTTTATTTTGCCAAAACATCATTTCGAAGGAAAAGATTTTAATAAAGAAAATATGGAATTCCCTGTTGTATCGGGTCCTTACAAAATCACGGAAGTCAAAAAGAATCGTTACATCAAACTAGAGAGAAGAGGGGATTGGTGGCAAAGAGCCTATCCTTTTAACGAAGGGCGTAATAACTTTGATCAAATTGTTTATAAAGTTTATAACGAAGAGGCAGTAGCACTCCAAGCCTTCAAAAAAGGTGATATTGATATTTATCCAGTGTATTCCGCCTTTGTTTGGGTAGAGGAAGCCAAAGGAGATGCCTTTGATAAAAATTGGATCGCAAAACAAAGAATTTTTAATTTAAAACCAATTGGCTTCCAAGGTTGGGCTATGAATTCCAGACGTTCTATTTTTTCTGATAAACGTGTGAGAGAAGCTATGAACCTACTTGTGGATCGTAAATTAATGATCGACAAACTAGCGTATGGTGAATATGATCCAACAAATAGTTATTACCCGGATTTTTATTTGGGTGGTGAAAAAAATCCTAACCAACCAACAGAGTTTAGCATAGAAAAAGCAAGGAAACTGCTAGCAGAAGCAGGTTGGAAACCTAATAAGGAAGGGATCTTAGAAAAGGATGGAAAACCATTCCAATTCTCTATTTTAGATCGAGATAAAAAAACAGAAAAGTATTTCACCGTATTTCTAGAAAAAGCTAAGGAAGTGGGCATTCGTGCATCCATTGACACTTTGGATTTGGCTGCCTGGAGCGAACGAGTAGACAAATATGATTTTGATATGACCTGGGCTGCTTGGGGATCGGGAGTGTTTAAAGATCCAGAATCACAATGGCTTTCTAAATACGCAAACGAAGAGGGACAACCCAATTTACCTGGTCTAAAAATTTCAGAAGTAGACAAACTTATCGAAAAACAAAAAACAGAATTTTCTGTTTCCGCTCGTAATGAAATCATTAAACAAATCGATCGAATTGTTTATAAAGAATATCCTTATGTTTTGTTATGGCATTTGCCAAGTACAAGACTTCTGTATTGGCAAAAATATGGAGTTCCTAACTTGCCACTGGGTAAGTATGGAGATGAAAGTTTTTCTTCTGACTACTGGTGGTATGATGAAGAGAAAGATAAAAAATTATCAGAAGCATTGTCAAAGAAGGAAAAATTTACAGATTACGAAGCTGTAGTTCGTTGGAAGTAG